Part of the Balaenoptera acutorostrata chromosome 17, mBalAcu1.1, whole genome shotgun sequence genome, TAACGGCCTCACTATAAATGACCTTACAATGAAACACTATAAATAAGCGTTCCCTTGCAGCCACCAGGCCTTACACATCACTCCACTTGACCCTCCCACCTGAAGACGCATCCCTGCCGTGGGTTTGGTATCAGGCCTGTCCTTGGTCAGACAGAATTATCTAAGGAGCTTTAATTCTCTAACTCCAAGACTCAACATCCAGACATTAATAACAATAACCACTTATCGAGCTTCCATGGGCCAGGCATGCTGTTCAGTGCTTCACATGTGttactcatttgattctcacactGACCCTATGAGGTAGACGCTCTGATAAtactcatcttacagatgaaaaaactgaatctTAGAGAAATTAGGTAACATGATCTAGGTCACCCTGCTAACGTGCAGAGCCTGGATTTTCACCTGGTTCTACCCGACCACCGGGTCCATGTTCTTGGTTCCTCTCAGTGCTCCAGGTCTCCACCTGCGCCCCAGCGCTTCCGCAACTCAAGAGGGAAACTCCTCCTTCTCACCACAAGTCGTCCCTTCTATCCTTTTCCAGCTAATGTCACCTCCTCACAACTGTCACTTAAATTGAAACCTCTAGACCACCCCCGATACCCATCACCCTTGGCAACTAGCGGGTCTGATGTGACCCTCAATGGCTCTCaaacctttctctcttctttcagaTCCTCACTGGGTTCTTTCCAAGGTTATTTTTGTAACCCCTATAAAGAGTCTCCCTATCCTAGTCCTATCTTTTTCAAATCCAAACCCCACTTCACTGGTTTTTGATTTGATCATTTGGTGATGCAAATTTGATAACACAttgaggtttaaaattttttagtgaTGCAGTGAGTCCCATTTGATAAAACACTGATTCCTTAGCAAGGCGTTCTTCGTAATATAGCTGCAACTGACTTCTTCAAAGGCCTGTCCTACTGCTCCGGGGCCCCTTGTTCTTACCCCATAAACACTGTATGCTCTTCTCTAAAGCTTATAAACTGGGGGCCCACAGAATCTCGTCCAAGAACTGGGTAGGTTCACCCAGTACTattgtgtgtgagcatgtgtgtgtgtgtgtgtgtgtgtgtgtgtgtgtgtgtgtgtgtgtgtgtgtgttaactgTCACCATTTAGTTCAAGTAAAAATCCAGACCTCTTACTTCTCTTGTGACATTGCTTCGCCAGTTGCCCACAGTCCTCACCACCCCATATTGTGCCCCAACCCAACTCACCTCATGGGTTTAAATGACCTGCATGATCCTGTAGGCGTCTGAGGTTGTGATCTCCACGCTGGGCCATTAGAAGGTCTCTAGATGTACCGTGCATCTTCATGCCTTCGTATCTTTGTTCACGGCGTTTCTTCAGATTAGAGCACCCTTTCTCCACCTGGTAGAGTTTTACCTTTTAAGCATCAGATAAAGGACCACCACTGCTGTGAAGTCCTTCCAATAAAATCAGTCACCTGTGCTCAATGAGCCCATAaagctttatttctatttctaatgtAGTTCTCCCCAAACTATTAAGGGCAGTTGTATGCATGTCCTCTCCTGGCTAGATGGGAAGACCTTGAAAGTAGGTTCTGCTTTGTTCAGCTTTACACTCTCCCCGACACTGTCTACCATCAGGCCTCACCCACTGTATTCATTCCATGAGCACTGAGTTAAGTAAATTCATTTGAAATCAAAAGCCATTTTTTTGCTGCCCATTAAAGTCTTTTCATTCCCACTTTTCTgtgaatgaacaagtaaaaatcGTATTCGTTTATGTAGAAAGGATCAATGAAATTACTGTTTCATATAAGCCTTGAGCAAACATCGGTTTCTAAAGTCTCTTTAGTAAGATTATATAGCTGGTGATGAGAGCTGGCTCCACCTGGCTTCTAAGTGTATCATGCAGAGAATTGTATAAATATAACTCCCTCCCTTCCCTAGTATTGCCCATATGAtcaaataataactaatattttttacaaaacactttcacaCTTATGACAAATTTCTTAGGTGGTAAATACTTCATTAATCAGGTCTGCATCTTCACCTACAGTTTCTAATCTCATGGTCTCACAGGAAACTCACATTGTAAACTACTTAGTTCACTATATCTTTCTTTGagactttattttcatttctcttacacCTTCTATTAAAGCAGAAGAATGCTGAACTCTTAAGAATCTAGATCGAGGTTGAGAAAGAAGATATAATATTTCTTATAAGATGCACAGTAGGTAGCATACAGACCTTTCTTTAGGGAAGGAATGCCCAAAGCAGACACGAGGAGGAAAAGGATTTCACACTCTCTTCTGAAGAAGCATGAGTGAAGGACCACAGTTGCCGTGGAAGCAAAATCTCAGAAGGAATGACCAGATTCTTTTAGTAGCTGCCTGTTTTTTGCCAAGACTATCTGCTTATAGCCCTAAGCCCCAGGCAGCTGACTGCAATGCCTGTTAATATGTGAAAGACTAGTAACATTTTGTTGTTTCCATTCTCTCCCTATAAGAATTGAATGTGGAACAGGTGTGGGCAGGGAAGCAGAAAAGTCCCTTGGAGAGTTATAAATTAGCCTGGTCCTGGGTTGAGTTCATGGGCATCTCTGAGGAACCCCATTCCTTTCCAAGGTATTCCAAGTAGATGAAGGGAATCTAACAGGAACCAAACAGTCTGCAGTGTGTCTACATTCTAAGAAAGAATGCCAGAAATTTCAGACTCAGATTGAAATCTTTgtcatagttttcttttcttgtgatccAATTTCCTCTTAATCAAGAGGGATTTTGTCTCTGCATTATCAGACCACAGTTAACATTATCAGATGCTGTTGAACTCTGAAAACACATCTGACAGATTTATAGATAGAGTGGTAAATCGTCTCCCCAAGTGTCTTAATCCTGGGAGGTAAATGACCTACAGGATGGAAAACTGAcatcaacatattttttaaaataaatttgtctcACAATCAGAAGTACTTAAAGTTCTTACCTTTTTTATGCTCTTAGACAGCAGTTTTCAATCAGTGTGGTTAACTGCATGTCAAGATTGGAGGAAAGTATACAGTTTAAAAATCTATAGAACTGTTGTATGAAGAAAAAATTCTATTTGTCTTACTTTAAGAAATTACTCAGTGTTGAGCCCTGAGCATTTTTACCTGGTTTAGGACACTTAATAGATGGTTCTTTTCCTGTCCAAATGACCTAGCTATacagtccttttttaaaaactatatttcagTCTTTGTTCTGAGAATTGAATAAATGGTTTTTCTGCATGAACTTGAAGTTCTGCTAAGGAAGGTtgtgttattaaaaacaaaagttcgGGTAGGGGTTGCTTCTGATAGCATTCacttattttgtctttaaatagtctgctttaacaaaatatttgaaaagatttgtTGTAATAATCTCTGAAATTCAGTGTGTGTGTTGGTCTCAATTTAAagattttgtaaaaaaataattggACCAAAATTTTGACTATCGTCTTGTGTATTAATAGGATTTGtctataaaataattcaaatgtggGACTAAAATACCAGGCCCTTGTCTCCCCCCTTatctgggcctcaattttctcatctggtAAATGGAGGTTGGATGAGGTGACTTCTAAAGTCTGTATCGAATAGAgttgaagacaaaagaaaaaggcaaCTTAGGACCTTTGATGAGTGGAGTGAGAAGAATCACATGCCTTACATCAGACATCTGGGTTTGAGTCTCAGATATTATTCGCTATAGGAAGTTATGTGTCATTgtattcagctataaaatggggactAAGAGCTATATTGAAAGCTGTTGAGGTTTCAATGGAAACAAGCTTATAATGTTCCCAGCACAACTTGTGCACATATTTTATGCTCCTATAAATGGTAGGACCATATTTTAAGGTCAGGAAAAACCTAAGGCTGAACACATGATCGGATCTAGTAATTTCCACTCTGGCACTTGGAGAAGAAAGGGTGTGGTCCTATCGCTGTCCTTTACCAACAGAGACGCCCTTCTGCTCTATGAAACTGGAGCTGTCAGGGTTTAAAAAAAGCACACCATCACAGGGAAGGCACTGCATCTTGGCAAGAAGCGCTTAACATAGTTTCCACCGTCACCAAATTCTCTTCCCACCCCACATCCCACTTCTATTTAAATCCCAGGCCCTCCACCGGCCCATACTCATTTTAGCCAGTGCCCAGGCTAgcagcagagaagagaaaggtaGCATGGCTCCgggggaaaaggaaagggaggaggggccaGCCAAGAGTGCCCTCCGGAAGGTACGCACAGCCACCCAGGCTATCCTCTTGGCCCGAGGTTGGCAGCAGTGGGCCAATGAGAACAGCATCAGGCAGGCCCAGGAGCCCACAGGCTGGATGCCAGGAGGGACCCAGAACCCTCCCCAAGCTTCTGGACCAGTGATACACCCCACCACCCACCGGAAAGCTCAGAGTGCCCCAAAGTCTTCCTCCCCAAAGCCAGAGGGACATGGAGATGGACAAAGCTCAGAGGAAGCCACCGAGGTCTCTCAGATCAGAAGGAAAGAGGTGACCAGAACAGTTGTCAGCAAGGCTTATGAGAGAGGAGGGGATGTGGGCCACCTCAGCCACAGATACGAGAAGGATGGTGACGCGCCTGAAGCTGGGCAGCCAGAGAGTGAAATGGACAGAATCCTCCGCGGCCATGGCTCCCCAACGCGGAGGAGAAAATGTGCCAACCTGGTATCTGAGCTGACCAAAGGCTGGAAAGAGATGCAGCAGAAGGAGCGGGAGGAGCCCAAGTTCAGGAGCAACAGCATAGACACAGAGGACAGCGGCTACGGAGGGGAGACGGAGGAGAGGCTGGAGCAGGATGCAGAGCGGGTGGCCGCTGCCAGAATCAAACGCCCCTTGCCCTCCCAGTAAGTGAACGCATCTTCCAACTCCTTATCCCGCCTTGAACCCCAGGCAGCTGCGGGAATCCCAGAGAGCAGGGAAGGACTACCAAAGTCAGAGCGAGACTCTCACAGATCGGGCAGGCAGCAAGGTCTGGGGAAAGGCATGCCCCTGGGCTAAGAGGGCAGTACCAAGCTCAGTCATGGACCTTTGGGCCAAGGGCCTGCACTATTTggtttctcctttctgttttgaACACTCAAGGTTTAGCCACAACAAAGATGAAGCCACCGGAGAGAGGTATCTGCTTTGGGTAAATGTTTTAAGTCAATTCTATAATGAGTAACAAATTGGCTTGTTTGTCTGCAGACAAGTATTTGCTGGTAGACTGAGTGGAGAAACCTTTCCCTTGTCCAAaatgtctaaaatattttcaagagacACATCTACCCAAAGAGTGCCCCTGGAACACGGATTTCTGTGAGCCTGTATACAGGTGGGAAGCTGCTGTCTGACGTGAAAgcaggctctgaagtcagacccaagttcaaattccagctctgccccgactatagttaacaatactgtattatacacttgaaagttgctaagagaatctctcctaaatgttctcaccacaaaaaaaacctgcttatttttctaaacccatttcctcctttgtaaaacaaTGGCAACAGTAACCTTTTGGAATAAACTCTGTTGTATTGGGAGGAGATGagaacttagcacagtgcctgcacaTAAGCTCACTATATGAAAGTTATTACTCCTCatatagattttattatttaGCAATTTTTCAAACTTTCAGAAAACTTTGTTCTGCTTATAAACAAAGATAGAAATGCTATTAAAGCTAGGTAATTAAAATATCACAATCCGAAAACaattaaatgcacacacacacactgactcaaACTGATACTTTAGTCTGACAAGAAACGCATGTTTTGTTTCAAGACAGTAACTGCCTCCACATAACAAAGTCAGGATTTCTCACTCAACAACCACAGGATATCAGAATATAGGAAAAGTCTCAGATGTGGCGAATGCTTATAAACTGACTCCTTCTGGGAACGGTTAGATATGTAGGtgtttttttcaacttttatgaAATAATCAGAAAGTAAAGAACAAAACTGGTTACCTTATTTGACAAAAAGCTGTCACAGTTTGTGACTTTAAAGATGTTTTGAAAGAATTAGCACTATTATATTGAAAgctttcaagaaaaatgaaatggcagaCTTAGATAATCATAATTCTGCGTGCATTTAGTGTGTGCTATGGGTATTTTACGTGCTTTGTCCTTAGAACTCTCACAATGAGGTAGGTAATATCCCATTTTAGGGATGAGAGCACTGCAGGTCAGAGGGAAATTTCACTCAGCAAGTTAGTGACCTGAGATGTGTATGCCTGTCTCCAAATGCAATGCTCTGAAACCAGACGTGATGCTACTTCTCATGCAGCACCTTGAGGATGCATTCAGAGATCTAGATTTGTGCTCTACTTACATTCACATAGGCATTCATAATCAGAAATCACTATTCTACCAGACCATAGGGAACCATAGTCTAAGTTTTGGCCTTGTgaatttggggtgtgtgtgtgctacaaaacgaaacaaaagaacagaataaaCCCAACGGAATAAAGACTAAGGGTGGCACAATGACGATCTTCCTGTCAGCATGTTTTGAGTTGGCCAGAGGTAGGGAGGTGACAGCTGGGACCAATCTCCAACGCATGTACTCTTCTTTGGCACTTGGTCtaagtatttattcatttaatcctcaaaacattcTCATGGGGTAGGCATAATCATTATCCTCATTGGATAGATGGGAACATGAGACAAAGAAGTATTAGGGAATTTGTATAAGATTGTACAGCCcatggggtttgaacccaggcactcTGGATCCAGAGCCCACCCTCTTGACCACTACTCTAAACTGTCTCACCTGGAAGTGAGAACTTGCATACCAGACCCTTCTGTTGGTTCCCCCAAACAGACATATACATGGACACCTTCTTAGTGTGATAGAGAGACACCTTTGAATGAGAGACAGATTTGAATCACGGTTACTTTGGCAAATCCTAAGTTTCTTTGTTCTCATCTAAATAAAATAGATGTGATAATCCATAGAGTTATTTTGGTATTAATTATGTAAAGCAACGGACCCAGGAAAGCTACTTAATAAGTTGTACTCATTACAATGCAAGGGGCCAGCGCTGGTGATCCCAACACTACAAGATGCTAGGAGATTGGCTCTCAGGGTTTGGGGAGGAGATGGGAATgaaatcccttccttccttctttggttCCTTTCTCTTAGTCTTAGAATATGTAGGGTACCAGAATGTTGTACACAGCAACAGCAGCTCTGAATGTCAGCAGTAATCCTAGCTATGCTCAGGAAGCTTCAGCAGAAGCCCAATGGGACTTTTTACCTGATGGGACTCTCACATACTGCTTGAGAAAGGAATGTGGCATTATTGAGGAGGCCTATGTGAAAGGgggttttgttcatttatttttaattctaagcACCATTCTTTCCCCATATCCACTAATAGGGAGAAAATTATGTGTCACGAatatttaagtagaaaaaaagttttcttggtGGTTAAGATGTTCTATGGATAACAGAGACAAATCAGGTTTGGTAGAAAGTAGAAATATTCTTTACCAGTAGAGTTTTACTAACTGGGGCTTTACAatgaaaatgatttctattttatgctttattttttaaatattcagtgtTTTGATTGTATAGCTATGTGACTTGTTTGGTCCAGCTCCTTTAGACAAAGGAAATTTTACTTCCCATACAGTAATGATGCAATATTGAAATGACAATCACTCATCTATCCTCTCCTCCAAGTTCTGTTTGGCAAAAATACTAATGGTTGAGCATGACGgtgcattttatagaaaagggAACTGAGCGCAGAGATGTATACAAGTCATAGAGCTAGTAAGTGATGACATTGGGAAGGCTGATGCTAGAgcctgcattcttaaccactgtgttagACTGATTCTCTGAGGACAGAATGGACTCAAGAAATCAAATGGAGATCAAAGCATCAGCTTAATTAGTGGAATCCCAATAACTCCCAAAATGTAGTGTTTTGGTACAACTATACTGAAGATATTTGCTAGATATGAAGGGGAAAGTATGGCTTTCTAATATTTGCCCCCAATTCTCGAGCTTGGAACCCTTTCCATGGACTCTGAGGACAGTTGCCCATCTGCAAGGAGAAGCACAGGCTTGGCTCCCAAACCTGGTTGATAACAGAAAGGAGAGCACAGTTTTGAATTCAGTCACCCTGCTTCTGATAAATGTGACCCCGTAGATATCAATCTCCCATTAACCAAATTGCCTATACTTCCTGTGGCGAAGGGCAAGCAAACCAGTGGACAGAGGAGCAGATTCTCCCCAGAACTTCCCTGAGAAGTTGGAAAGGGTGGCGGAAGTTCTTCAGTTTACTGACAGAGAAGTGTTCTAGCCTAAGATATGGATGTGGTGCCAGTCTTTGAGTATCGCTTTGCTTCTATCAATGTATACGAGATTGTCTTTCTAAAGCTCAATCTAAActattattcacatttttacttgaaatttaGAAAAACAGGATAAGCTGATATATTAAGTCTTACATTCATTGATCAGGAGGATACTCAGGGTATAAGACTTTCTAATCCTGATTTAAACCTGAAACttccatactttttaaaaattggaaatactAAGACAATATAGAACGTTTATAAGatagagaaaattaaatactcattaagataaattttcttctagtacttctTTAAAACAACCTTGTCTATTTCCTAATTCTTGCTAATAGTACCAattcttttgctttccttttctcttattaCTGGGAATTACAGTTTGACCCTATAACAAATGGAAATTAAGATTTAGTAGGTgcttttttagatgtttctctTCTTCACAGAGTTATTACCTCACCAACCCCAACCCTTATCCCAAATGACATAGTGTCAACACTCAGGGAATTTAAGTTCCtaattaaaattagaagaaaaaatacaacatCAATGAATGAGAGACCCATATAACATACAGTTTAAACAAATTACCTCTGGAtgataatttgaatatttttctatttttctgcttcttgtaaattttaaaatcaatacagTTGATGcaaaacaacatgggtttgaactatgtgggtccacttataagcggatttttaaaataaatgcttgcAACAGTATTAcacaatccatggttggttgaatctatgGAGGTGGAACCATGGATACAGTATAAGTGTAGAGTTACAATCGGATTTTCAAGTGCTTGAAAGATCagaacccctcccccaccattgtTCCCTTGAACAACCCGATGAGGAtcctgtagtactgtagtatttactataaaaaaaaaatccatgtataagtggacccgcgCAGTTCAagtctgtgttgttcaagggtcaactgtaataccAGCatgaaagagaattttgaaaaagaaaaaaaatccactgcCATCTAGATACcaacataattattttcaatTGTGCACATGCTCTTGATTTCTTCAGCCTGGTgtgtacattttacattttacatggtTAGAATTGTACGTGGTTAGAATTTACATGGTTAGAATTTTACATGGTTAGAATTGTACCATATATACTCAAATGTGGTTTACTCTGATGATTTTCATGAATGTCTTTTAGTGGTTATTCgccattcttttttcattattgaaTATTCAACTAGTACCTAAgagagtgtctggcacacagtagttgTCATAAGTACTTTAAGAGGGGATGGAAGGAATGTCAAAGTGCCCAGAAGCTCCTTAAAGGGAGGATGTATTATGT contains:
- the ABRA gene encoding actin-binding Rho-activating protein, with the translated sequence MAPGEKEREEGPAKSALRKVRTATQAILLARGWQQWANENSIRQAQEPTGWMPGGTQNPPQASGPVIHPTTHRKAQSAPKSSSPKPEGHGDGQSSEEATEVSQIRRKEVTRTVVSKAYERGGDVGHLSHRYEKDGDAPEAGQPESEMDRILRGHGSPTRRRKCANLVSELTKGWKEMQQKEREEPKFRSNSIDTEDSGYGGETEERLEQDAERVAAARIKRPLPSQANRFTEKLNCKAWQKYSQVGNLTERWQHWADEHRQSQKLNPFSEEFDYELAMSTCLHKGDEGYGCPKEGTKTAERAKRAKEHVYREIMDMCFIIRTMAHHRQDGKIQVTFGDLFDRYVHISDKVVGILMRARKHGLVDFEGEMLWQGRDDHVVITLLTEPSTARAKLDPLLS